The Arachis hypogaea cultivar Tifrunner chromosome 19, arahy.Tifrunner.gnm2.J5K5, whole genome shotgun sequence genome has a window encoding:
- the LOC112777282 gene encoding F-box/kelch-repeat protein At3g23880-like yields MTTALHPVIAESNPLETTTTINTLSEDLIAEILFRLPARNLLELKTVCKSWKTLISNSRFALNHFRRSIADPTMTNPRLVYSTRHFVDCNIGFFPVQPLLKNTSSPSSNPTTVVSFEMKDCLEILGSCNGLLCLLEIICNFVRLWNPCTGVESDWIEIEQRGVEVVNHGFGYDHVHDRYKLLLFVQKRRQEPTSPMVLTFGANNSWSTMPDFPFYPQRCKGEFVSGTLNWIHKVPVTLNSWMIVFFDLARESFGEVFLPFMNGENVCEPVLQVARECLCVCVDHQKSHFDVWIMKEYGVQESWTKLIVISHVELKHYEPPYPLYLVYIYENGVVLTIPPTSYKLVLYDPNDHNRLHYPLFDSSSDGMTKFPMSERAAPRGFHVFHESLVSPSHLGLPSEVAYWD; encoded by the coding sequence ATGACGACGGCATTGCACCCAGTTATTGCTGAGAGCAATCCACTCGAAACCACCACCACAATCAACACACTGTCTGAAGATCTCATCGCCGAAATCCTATTCAGGCTTCCGGCGAGGAACCTTCTGGAACTCAAGACCGTCTGCAAGTCATGGAAAACCTTAATCTCCAATTCCAGATTTGCCCTAAACCATTTTCGACGCTCAATTGCGGATCCAACCATGACGAATCCTCGATTGGTCTATTCCACTCGCCATTTCGTTGACTGTAATATCGGATTCTTCCCCGTACAGCCATTATTGAAGAACACATCATCTCCATCATCAAACCCTACGACTGTCGTTAGCTTCGAGATGAAAGATTGCCTCGAAATTCTTGGCTCCTGCAACGGCTTACTCTGCTTGCTCGAAATTATATGTAATTTTGTTCGGCTGTGGAACCCTTGCACCGGAGTCGAGTCCGATTGGATTGAAATTGAGCAAAGAGGAGTAGAAGTTGTGAATCACGGTTTCGGCTACGATCATGTGCATGACAGGTACAAGCTCTTGTTGTTTGTTCAGAAACGTCGCCAAGAACCTACAAGCCCAATGGTTTTGACGTTTGGCGCAAATAATTCTTGGTCAACAATGCCGGATTTCCCATTTTACCCTCAACGATGCAAAGGGGAATTCGTGAGTGGCACTCTCAACTGGATTCATAAGGTGCCTGTCACTCTCAATTCTTGGATGATAGTTTTCTTTGACTTGGCCAGGGAGAGTTTCGGTGAAGTATTTCTGCCTTTTATGAATGGCGAAAACGTGTGCGAGCCTGTGTTGCAAGTGGCGAGGGAATGTCTTTGCGTTTGTGTTGACCATCAGAAAAGTCATTTTGATGTGTGGATAATGAAGGAGTATGGAGTTCAAGAGTCTTGGACTAAATTGATTGTGATCTCACATGTGGAACTCAAGCATTATGAACCCCCTTATCCTTTGTACCTGGTGTACATCTATGAGAATGGTGTTGTTTTGACCATTCCTCCTACAAGTTACAAGTTAGTTTTGTATGACCCAAATGATCATAACCGGTTACATTATCCTTTGTTTGACAGCTCAAGTGATGGCATGACAAAATTTCCCATGAGTGAGAGAGCAGCTCCTAGGGGCTTTCATGTTTTCCATGAAAGCTTGGTTTCACCCTCACATCTTGGCCTTCCAAGTGAAGTAGCTTATTGGGATTGA